GCGAGGTCGGTCTCTGCGGCGGGACGCTCGGTCTCGCCGACCACGCCGGGGGCGGAGGTGAGCGAGGACGCGTCGTCGGGCACGGACACGGTGGCGACCTCGTCCTCCTCGACGAGCTCCTCCTCGTCCTCGACGGCGAACGGCGGCTCGGTCACGGAGGCGATCGCCTCGCGCTTCCACATGGTCTCGACGCCCGGCGTGGACTCGATGGTGATGACGTCGCCGTCGATGTCGACGATGGTCCCGTAGAAGCCGGACGCGGTCATGACCTGCTGGCCGACCTCGAGGCTGTTGCGGAGGTCGATGGCGGCCTGACGCTGCTTCTTCGCCCCCCGGGACATCATCCACATCATGAGTCCGAAGACGGCGATCAGGATGAGGAATTCCACGGCACTACTCCCTAGGTGGCGACGAGGCGCGGAGAGAACCCGCGCCCGTCGGAGGCAAAAGACTGCTTGATTCTAGGCGACGGCGAGGAGTGGTGGGAACCATCCCCTCGGTCAGGACCAGAGCGCGCCGTCCTCCGGCCGGGTCAGGCCGAGGTGGGCGTAGGCGGCCGCGGTGGCGACCCGGCCGCGCGGCGTGCGGGTGACCAGGCCCTCGCGGACGAGGAACGGCTCGGCGACGGTCTCGACGGTCTCCGGCTCCTCCCCGACCGCGACGGCGAGGGTGGACAGCCCCACCGGACCGCCGTTGAACCGCTTGCACAGGGCGAGCAGCACGGCACGGTCGAGCCGGTCGAGGCCGAGGCGGTCCACCTCGAACAGATCGAGGGCGGCGTGGGTGGCGGGGAGGTCGAGCGCCCCGCTCCCCCGTACCTGTGCCCAGTCCTGCACGCGGCGCAGCAGCCGGTTGGCGATACGCGGGGTCCCGCGGGAGCGGCCGGCCAGCTCGGCGGCGGCGGCGGGCTCGAGCTCGGCCCCGAGGAGCCGCGCGCTGCGGCGCAGCACCTGCTCGAGCTCGCCCGGTGAGTAGAACTCCAGGTGCCCGGTGAACCCGAAGCGGTCGCGCAGCGGCGCGGGCAGCAGGCCGGCGCGGGTCGTCGCGCCGACGACGGTGAAGCGCGGGAGGGTGAGCGGGATGGCGGTGGCACCGGGCCCCTTGCCGACGACGACGTCGACGCGGAAGTCCTCCATCGCCAGGTAGAGCATCTCCTCGACGGGCCGGGCGAGCCGGTGGATCTCGTCGATGAACAGGACGTCGTGCTCCTGCAGCGAGGACAGGATGGCCGCGAGGTCCCCGGGGTGCTGGATCGCCGGGCCGGAGGTGAGCCGCAGCGCGCCCTGGACCTCGCCGGCGATGATCATCGCCAGCGTCGTCTTGCCGAGCCCGGGCGGACCTGACAGCAGGACGTGGTCAGGCGCTGTGCCGCGGGCCTTTGCGGCGTCCAGGACGAGGGCGAGCTGGTCGCGCACGACGGCCTGGCCGACGAAGTCGTCGAGGCGGCGCGGGCGCAGCGCGGCCTCCGCGGCCCGCTCGAGCTCGTCCGCCTCGGCGTCGAGGTAGTTCTCAGCCACGGCCGCGGCCCCCGAGGTACTGCAGCGCGGCGCGGAGCACGGCCGCGACGTCGCTCCCGCCATCCTCCTCGGCGAGCACCGCCGTCACCGCGTCCTCGGCGGCCCGCGCCGGCCAGCCGAGCTGGACGAGCGCGTCGACCACCTCGGGCCGGGAGTCCTGGACGGCCGGGGCCGCGGGCGCACCGGAGCGCACCGGGCCGAGCTTGTCGCCGATCTCGAGGAGGATCCGCTGGGCGCCCTTCTTGCCGATGCCGGGCACCTTCGTCAGGGCGTTGACGTCCTGCGCGGCGACGGCGGCGCGCAGCGCGTCGGGGCCGTGGACGGCCAGGACGGCGAGGGCGAGCCGCGGCCCGACCCCCGAGACGGTCTGGAGGACCTCGAAGACCTCGCGCTCGTCGTCGTCGGCGAAGCCGTACAGCGTGAGGGAGTCCTCGCGCACGACGAGCGAGGTGGCCATCCGCGCCTCGGCGCCGTGACGCAGCCCGGCGAGGGTGGCCGGGGTGGCCTGGACGCGCAGCCCGACCCCGCCGACCTCGAGGACCGCGGAGTCGAGGCGGACGGCCTCGACGGTCCCTCGGACGCTGGCGATCACGGCTGCTCCCATTCCCGCCCGGGCAGGTCCCGGGCGAACGTGTGTGCGAAGAGCCTAACGGCTGCGGACGGCGGGCCGGGCACGGCGCGCCGCGAGCTCGGCGCGCGCCCAGGCCTCCTGCGCCGGTGTCGCCTGGCGCGAGGAGGTGCCCGCCCCGGGCGTCCCGGCGCGCCACACGTGGCACACGGCCAGGGCGAGGGCGTCGGCGGCGTCGGCGGGCTGGGGGCGCTCGGCGAGCCGCAGGATGCGCCGGACCATCTCCTGGACCTGGAGCTTGTCGGCGCGGCCGTTGCCGGTCACCGCGGCCTTCACCTCGCTCGGGGTGTGCGTGCCGAGGGGCAGGCCGGCCCGGGCGGCGGCGACCATCGCCAGGCCCGCGACCTGGGCGGTGCCGATCACCGAGCTGACGTTGTGCTGGGCGAAGACCCGCTCGACGGCGACGGCGTCGACGTCGTGGCGCACGATCCACTCCTCGATCCCGGCCGCGATGGTGAGGAGCCGCTGCTGGACCGGCATGTCCGGGGGCGTGCGCAGCACCCCGACGGCGACGGCCGACAGCTCACGGCTCGGTCCGGAGTCGACGACGCCGAGGCCGCAGCGAGTGAGGCCGGGGTCGACTCCGAGGACGCGCATGGGACGAGTGTCGCAGCCGGGCCGGACACGGCCCGGCAGCGACACAGCGGGGTGTGGGTGGTCTCAGTCCTCGTCGAGCGCCGCGAGCACCTCGTCCGAGGCGTCGAAGTTCGCGAAGACGTTCTGCACGTCGTCGCAGTCCTCGAGCGCGTCGATGAGCTTCATGATCTTGCGCACGCCCTCGAGGTCGACCTCCACCTCCATCGACGGCACGAACTGCGACTCGGCGGAGTCGTAGTCGAGTCCCGCCTCCTGCAGCGCCGTACGCACGGCCACGACGTCGGTGGCCTCGCTGAGGACCTCGAAGGTCTCGCCCTCGTCGTTGACCTCCTCGGCGCCGGCCTCGAGGACCGCCCCGAGGACGTCGTCCTCGGTGAGCCCGTCCGTCTTCGGCACGACGACGACACCGCGCCGGTTGAACAGGTAGGAGACCGAGCCCGGGTCGGCGAGGGTGCCGCCGTTGCGGGTGAAGGCGACGCGCACGTCGGAGGCGGCGCGGTTGCGGTTGTCGGTGAGGCACTCGACGAGGACGGCGACGCCGCCGGGGGCGTACCCCTCGTACATGATCGTCTCGTAGTCGGCGCCGCCGGCCTCCGCGCCGGAGCCGCGCTTGACGGCGCGGTCGATGTTGTCGGCCGGGACGGAGTTCTTCTTCGCCTTCTGGATCGCGTCGAAGAGGGTCGGGTTGCCGGCCGGGTCACCGCCACCGGTGCGGGCCGCCACCTCGATGTTCTTGATGAGGCGGGCGAAGAGCTTGCCCCGCTTGGCGTCGATTGCGGCCTTCTTGTGCTTGGTGGTGGCCCACTTGGAGTGACCGGACACTGTGTGCTCCTTGCTGACGACGACGGCATCCCCGCGGGGACGTGGGACAGGTTGCGCTAGGCGTGTGCACGCACCATGCCGACGAACGCACGGTGTACCCGCGCGTCGCCGCCGATCTCCGGGTGGAAGGCTGTCGCGAGCAGCGCGCCCTGTCGAGCTGCCACGATCCTACCGGCGGCAGGCCCGGACCTCACCCGGGTGAGCACCTCGACGTCCTCCCCGGCCTCCTCGACCCACGGCGCGCGGATGTACACGGCGCGCAGCGGCGCACCGTCGCCGCCGAGCCACGGTGCGTCGAGGTCCTCCTCGAAGGAGTCGACCTGACGACCGAAGGCGTTGCGCCGCACGGTGACGTCCATGCCGCCGACGATCGCGTCGTCCGCGCCGACGACGCGGTCGGCGAGGAGCACCATGCCGGCGCACGAGCCGTACACCGGCAGGCCGGCGCGGACGAGGTCACGCAGGCCATCGAGGAGGTCGAAGGCGGACAGGAGGGTGCGCATCGTCGTCGACTCGCCACCCGGCAGGACGAGGCCGTCGACCGCGCCGAGCTCGGCGTGACGCCGCACGCGCACCGCCCGGGCACCGGCGGCCTCCAGCGCGGAGAGGTGCTCGGGGACGTCGCCCTGGAGCGCGAGGACCCCGATCGTCGGCGGCCCCGAGCCCGCGCTCACTCGACGACGCTCTCGACGCTGCCGTCCCAGCCGGCGGCGAGCCGGCGGACGAGAGCCGCTAGTCCTGCCGGGTAGACGACCGTACCTGCGGCGACCGCGGCGTCGAGGTCGTCGAGCTCCCACCAGCGCAGCTCGTCGACGACCTCACGCTCGAGCTCGGTCCACCCGGTGACGTCCAGGCTCGTCTCGCTCACCCGGGCGAGGAAGAACTCCTCGTCCTGGCGGCAGGTCACGCGGGCGAAGTCGAACACCGCGCTGCGGACGAGGACCGGCCCCTCGAGGTCGTCCGGCCCGACCCGCAGGCCGGTCTCCTCCCGGAGCTCGCGCACCGCGCCGGCGCGGGCGTCCTCGCCGGGCTCCAGTCCCCCGCCGACGGTGAACCACCACGAGCGCGAGGTCTGCCCGGAGTCGTGCCCGCGCACGAGGAGCACCCGGTCGTCGGGGTCGAGGACGACGACGCGGGCCGCGGCCCGGAACGGGATGCCGTCGGGCCCGGGCACCCACTCGGGCCCCAGGCCGTAGCCGAGGACGTCGTCGGGCCCGGAGCCGGACGCCGGGCTACCAGCCACGCTCCGCCAGCCGGTGCGGGACCGGGACGTCGTCGACGTTGATCCCGACCATCGCCTCACCCAGCCCGCGGGAGACCTGCGCGAGGACGTCGGGGTCGTCGTAGAAGGTCGTCGCCTTGACGATCGCCGCGGCGCGCTGCGCCGGGTTGCCGGACTTGAAGATGCCGGAGCCGACGAACACACCCTGCGCGCCGAGCTGCATCATCATCGCGGCGTCCGCGGGAGTGGCGATGCCGCCGGCGGTGAAGAGCACGACGGGCAGCTCACCGGTGCGCGCGACCTCACGGACGAGCTCGTAGGGAGCCTGGAGCTCCTTGGCCGCGACGAACAGCTCGTCCTCGGGCAGGGACGTGAGCCGGCGGATCTCCTGGCGGATGCGGCGCATGTGCGTCGTGGCGTTGGAGACGTCCCCGGTACCGGCCTCGCCCTTGGAGCGGATCATCGCCGCGCCCTCGGTGATCCGGCGCAGCGCCTCGCCGAGGTTGGTCGCGCCGCAGACGAAAGGCACGGTGAAGGCCCACTTGTCGATGTGGTTCTCGTAGTCGGCCGGGGTGAGCACCTCGGACTCGTCGACGTAGTCGACACCGAGGGCCTGGAGCACCTGCGCCTCGACGAAGTGGCCGATGCGCGCCTTGGCCATGACCGGGATGGAGACGGCGGCGATGATGCCGTCGATCATGTCGGGGTCGCTCATCCGCGAGACCCCGCCCTGGGCGCGGATGTCGGCCGGGACCCGCTCGAGGGCCATGACGGCGACGGCGCCGGCGTCCTCGGCGATCCTCGCCTGGTCCGGGGTGACGACGTCCATGATGACGCCGCCCTTGAGCATCTCGGCCATGCCGCGCTTGACGCGGGCGGTGCCGACCTCGGCGGGGGTGTGCTCGTGGGACACGGTGACCTCGGGGGAATGGGAGGAAACGGACGCCGCCAGTATGCCGTGCGGTCGGTCCGGGGGAACCGGCCGTTCGCCTACCGGGCGAGGGAGAGCGCCCGCAGGAACGTGGCGCGGGCGGTGGTGACGCGGTCGAGCAGGGCGCGCTCCCCCTGGTGGTAGCCGGGCTCCCGGCGACCGGTCGCGAACCGCTGGCGGGCCAGCGCCAGCACCGTCGCCGAGTGCTGGAAGTCGCGCATCGCGCGCTTGGCGGCCGGTCCGCCGCGGGCGGCCCACGCGAGGGCGGCGCGCCGGGCGGGGAAGGAGCTGAGCATGGTGACCTCGTGGGGGGCGAACCAGCCGGCCCGGGCGTACTCGACGAGCCGCCCGGTGATGACCCTGCGCTCCCGGCGGCGCAGCCAGACCACGAGGATGACCGCCGAGACGAACAGCGGCACCTGGACGAGGACGTACAGCCCGAAGAAGGAGTCGGTGAAGGTGCTGCCGTTCCACAGCGCGTGGAGCAGCACCGCGACCAGCCAGCCGATCGGCAGCGACCACAGCCAGGCGTAGGAGGAGCGGCTGCGGGCCGCCAGCCCGAGGGCGATGCCGATGGCCACGGTGAACAGCACATGGGCGAACGGGGAGAGGATCCCGCGCATGACGAAGATCTGCGGGAGGATCTCCATGGACCTGCCGAAGTAGAGGATGTTCTC
Above is a genomic segment from Georgenia wutianyii containing:
- the yajC gene encoding preprotein translocase subunit YajC encodes the protein MEFLILIAVFGLMMWMMSRGAKKQRQAAIDLRNSLEVGQQVMTASGFYGTIVDIDGDVITIESTPGVETMWKREAIASVTEPPFAVEDEEELVEEDEVATVSVPDDASSLTSAPGVVGETERPAAETDLATDEPADRTGDEPDERRA
- the ruvB gene encoding Holliday junction branch migration DNA helicase RuvB, which gives rise to MAENYLDAEADELERAAEAALRPRRLDDFVGQAVVRDQLALVLDAAKARGTAPDHVLLSGPPGLGKTTLAMIIAGEVQGALRLTSGPAIQHPGDLAAILSSLQEHDVLFIDEIHRLARPVEEMLYLAMEDFRVDVVVGKGPGATAIPLTLPRFTVVGATTRAGLLPAPLRDRFGFTGHLEFYSPGELEQVLRRSARLLGAELEPAAAAELAGRSRGTPRIANRLLRRVQDWAQVRGSGALDLPATHAALDLFEVDRLGLDRLDRAVLLALCKRFNGGPVGLSTLAVAVGEEPETVETVAEPFLVREGLVTRTPRGRVATAAAYAHLGLTRPEDGALWS
- the ruvA gene encoding Holliday junction branch migration protein RuvA; amino-acid sequence: MIASVRGTVEAVRLDSAVLEVGGVGLRVQATPATLAGLRHGAEARMATSLVVREDSLTLYGFADDDEREVFEVLQTVSGVGPRLALAVLAVHGPDALRAAVAAQDVNALTKVPGIGKKGAQRILLEIGDKLGPVRSGAPAAPAVQDSRPEVVDALVQLGWPARAAEDAVTAVLAEEDGGSDVAAVLRAALQYLGGRGRG
- the ruvC gene encoding crossover junction endodeoxyribonuclease RuvC, yielding MRVLGVDPGLTRCGLGVVDSGPSRELSAVAVGVLRTPPDMPVQQRLLTIAAGIEEWIVRHDVDAVAVERVFAQHNVSSVIGTAQVAGLAMVAAARAGLPLGTHTPSEVKAAVTGNGRADKLQVQEMVRRILRLAERPQPADAADALALAVCHVWRAGTPGAGTSSRQATPAQEAWARAELAARRARPAVRSR
- a CDS encoding YebC/PmpR family DNA-binding transcriptional regulator, giving the protein MSGHSKWATTKHKKAAIDAKRGKLFARLIKNIEVAARTGGGDPAGNPTLFDAIQKAKKNSVPADNIDRAVKRGSGAEAGGADYETIMYEGYAPGGVAVLVECLTDNRNRAASDVRVAFTRNGGTLADPGSVSYLFNRRGVVVVPKTDGLTEDDVLGAVLEAGAEEVNDEGETFEVLSEATDVVAVRTALQEAGLDYDSAESQFVPSMEVEVDLEGVRKIMKLIDALEDCDDVQNVFANFDASDEVLAALDED
- the pdxT gene encoding pyridoxal 5'-phosphate synthase glutaminase subunit PdxT, which encodes MSAGSGPPTIGVLALQGDVPEHLSALEAAGARAVRVRRHAELGAVDGLVLPGGESTTMRTLLSAFDLLDGLRDLVRAGLPVYGSCAGMVLLADRVVGADDAIVGGMDVTVRRNAFGRQVDSFEEDLDAPWLGGDGAPLRAVYIRAPWVEEAGEDVEVLTRVRSGPAAGRIVAARQGALLATAFHPEIGGDARVHRAFVGMVRAHA
- a CDS encoding NUDIX hydrolase translates to MAGSPASGSGPDDVLGYGLGPEWVPGPDGIPFRAAARVVVLDPDDRVLLVRGHDSGQTSRSWWFTVGGGLEPGEDARAGAVRELREETGLRVGPDDLEGPVLVRSAVFDFARVTCRQDEEFFLARVSETSLDVTGWTELEREVVDELRWWELDDLDAAVAAGTVVYPAGLAALVRRLAAGWDGSVESVVE
- the pdxS gene encoding pyridoxal 5'-phosphate synthase lyase subunit PdxS — its product is MSHEHTPAEVGTARVKRGMAEMLKGGVIMDVVTPDQARIAEDAGAVAVMALERVPADIRAQGGVSRMSDPDMIDGIIAAVSIPVMAKARIGHFVEAQVLQALGVDYVDESEVLTPADYENHIDKWAFTVPFVCGATNLGEALRRITEGAAMIRSKGEAGTGDVSNATTHMRRIRQEIRRLTSLPEDELFVAAKELQAPYELVREVARTGELPVVLFTAGGIATPADAAMMMQLGAQGVFVGSGIFKSGNPAQRAAAIVKATTFYDDPDVLAQVSRGLGEAMVGINVDDVPVPHRLAERGW
- a CDS encoding PrsW family intramembrane metalloprotease; protein product: MSYPPREPYPPAVRPLQQAYAPQPQAAPWGAGGVPAPAQAPWQPPRHPRGGTALVAVGSAVAALALVTSISQIAVMTSAFGALVGSLVALVPLLAVLLGIRWVDRWEPEPRYALLFAFLWGAGVSTLVSLWLNTAFTQAVYLSTGNVETAELLGASVGAPIIEESAKGLGVLILFLARRRYFDGPVDGIVYAAMIAAGFAFVENILYFGRSMEILPQIFVMRGILSPFAHVLFTVAIGIALGLAARSRSSYAWLWSLPIGWLVAVLLHALWNGSTFTDSFFGLYVLVQVPLFVSAVILVVWLRRRERRVITGRLVEYARAGWFAPHEVTMLSSFPARRAALAWAARGGPAAKRAMRDFQHSATVLALARQRFATGRREPGYHQGERALLDRVTTARATFLRALSLAR